The Corynebacterium renale genome includes a region encoding these proteins:
- a CDS encoding Lhr family helicase, which produces MTDTHILQKFRPQVATWFADVFAAPTAVQAAAWESISAGENALVIAPTGSGKTLAAFLWALNSLVEAEGQTVLPAAEPAEMTAAEKGRGVKVLYISPLKALGVDVEHNLRAPLQGIARAAQRMGLPEPNVTIGVRSGDTPSAERARQLRRPPDIMITTPESAYLMLTSKAAGILRDVDTVIIDEIHALAGTKRGVHMALTLERLARVAGDFQRIGLSATVRPPRTVAQFLGGDRPVQIIDPPAEKKWTLDVHGVVPDMADLPTPEPGSTIGEMTIDDPSGLSALGPLEPLDPEATDIEPYAPAQKSIWPFIEQDVYKHVMQARSTLIFVNSRRTAERLTSRINELYASEHDPEALARPSRRDPAQLMKQIDTVGHAPAIIARAHHGSVSKDERALTETMLKEGTLKAVVATSSLELGIDMGAVDLVINVESPPSIASGLQRVGRAGHGVGEVSRGAFYPKHRADLVQTTVTVEQMRAEEIEAISVPRNPLDVLVQQTVAAVAMEDLDVDDWFDTVRRAFPYRDLARDVFDAVIDLASGVYPSTDFAELKPRVNFDRVTGVLSARPGAQRVAVTSGGTIPDRGMFGVFLVGSESGSAPRRVGELDEEMVYESRVGDVFTLGASSWRIEDITRDQVLVTPAPGHTGRLPFWNGDQAGRPAELGAAIGAFRRHVSAAEPDVVATRLRAAGLDQWAADNVVAFLNEQRAATGVVPDEKTLVLERFKDEVGDWRVVLHSPYGRGVNAAWALAVGARVAAETGMDPQAVAGDDGIVIRLPEGEAEPGAHLFTFEVDEIADLVTEHVGGSALFASRFRECAARALLLPRRNPGKRAPLWQQRQRAAQLLDVARNYPSFPIILETVRECLQDVYDVPALTELMGALGNHSVRVAEVTTEQPSPFASTLLFNYTGAFMYEGDTPLAEKRAAALALDPALLAKLLGEVELRELLEPEIVRETHEQLQRTAAGRQARTVEELIDALRILGPIPVAELTAHTTWPTPAADALREASDRVMEVRIAGVEHLAVQLDAPLLRDGLGVPVPPGVPAQVAPVTDAADQLVSRWARTRGPFVLADLVEAFGLAPSVAARLLDRDDIIEGHYRQGIDEQEYCNKDVLSVIRRRSLARARSQMQPVSHSALARFQAQWNNVAPVGTDPELAGVDGTFMAIEQLAGVRLPASAWESVVLPQRVVGYQPAYLDELTSSGEVLIVGAGSAGAGDPWLMLLPADYAPQLMRQVETSLSVLEERVMELLAGGGGFLFSDLKAALTVETDDDLRAALWALCEKGLVAPDSFARVRDHLVSGHGTRAHRARRTPARGRLRMGRTSFAQSQRAGAHTPSDVLGRWSALPAAATDATQRGIAHGEAWLDRYGVVTRGSVVSEDVVGGFALAYKVLSSFEDNGQAMRGYFVEGLGAAQFSTRAVVDRLRGLDDSPDVGGWPSGTDTPAVYVLAAADPANPYGAALPWPETGPTRGAGALVVLIDGLLLAHLTRGGKTLRIFDHTLPRSDVDAPHIIVEALKNVISKNWLKPVNIEKINGEPALSSPYLESFREAGAKMTPRGIKVLTSSQSAPTRNGRSLSEALAESEFTQVDGGKSATPFKARTRGRRGRR; this is translated from the coding sequence TTGACGGATACGCACATTTTGCAGAAATTTCGACCCCAAGTGGCAACCTGGTTTGCTGACGTGTTCGCCGCACCAACGGCGGTCCAGGCCGCCGCGTGGGAAAGTATTTCTGCAGGTGAGAATGCGCTCGTTATCGCGCCGACAGGTTCCGGTAAAACGCTAGCCGCGTTCCTGTGGGCACTCAATTCTTTGGTGGAGGCGGAAGGGCAAACTGTTTTGCCGGCCGCGGAACCCGCCGAGATGACCGCCGCCGAAAAGGGGCGCGGCGTCAAAGTCTTGTATATCTCGCCGCTGAAGGCTTTGGGCGTGGACGTCGAGCACAATCTGCGTGCACCGTTGCAGGGGATTGCGCGTGCTGCACAACGAATGGGGCTCCCGGAGCCGAACGTGACAATCGGTGTGCGCTCTGGTGATACGCCGTCAGCGGAGCGTGCGCGTCAGCTGCGTCGCCCGCCGGACATCATGATCACGACCCCTGAGTCGGCGTACTTGATGCTCACCTCCAAGGCGGCGGGGATTTTGCGCGATGTCGATACCGTGATCATCGACGAAATCCACGCGCTCGCCGGCACCAAACGTGGCGTGCACATGGCGCTCACACTGGAACGCCTGGCGCGCGTTGCCGGTGATTTCCAGCGCATCGGTTTGTCCGCTACGGTCCGCCCACCGCGTACGGTTGCACAGTTCCTCGGCGGAGACCGTCCTGTCCAGATCATCGACCCGCCCGCGGAGAAAAAGTGGACGCTTGACGTGCACGGCGTTGTACCCGACATGGCGGATCTTCCCACCCCGGAACCAGGTTCCACGATTGGTGAGATGACTATCGACGACCCGTCCGGACTATCGGCCTTAGGGCCGTTGGAACCACTTGACCCCGAGGCCACGGACATTGAACCGTACGCCCCGGCGCAGAAGTCCATTTGGCCGTTCATCGAGCAGGACGTGTACAAGCACGTCATGCAAGCACGTTCGACGCTGATCTTCGTCAACTCGCGGCGCACGGCGGAAAGGTTGACGTCGCGGATCAACGAGCTCTACGCCTCCGAGCACGATCCAGAGGCCTTGGCGCGCCCATCACGGCGGGACCCCGCGCAGTTGATGAAGCAGATCGATACCGTAGGCCACGCCCCGGCGATAATTGCGCGTGCACATCACGGTTCTGTGTCCAAGGATGAGCGCGCGCTCACCGAAACGATGCTCAAGGAAGGCACGCTGAAAGCGGTGGTGGCGACCTCCTCGCTGGAGCTAGGCATCGATATGGGCGCCGTGGACCTGGTGATAAACGTTGAATCGCCTCCGTCGATTGCTTCTGGCCTGCAGCGCGTGGGGCGCGCCGGGCACGGGGTGGGCGAGGTGTCGCGCGGTGCTTTCTATCCCAAGCATCGCGCGGACCTGGTGCAAACCACCGTGACGGTGGAGCAGATGCGCGCCGAGGAGATCGAGGCGATTAGTGTTCCGCGTAATCCGTTGGATGTGCTCGTGCAGCAGACGGTGGCGGCCGTCGCGATGGAAGACCTGGACGTGGACGATTGGTTTGATACCGTGCGCCGCGCGTTCCCGTACCGCGATCTGGCGCGTGACGTGTTTGACGCCGTCATCGATTTGGCCAGCGGCGTGTACCCGTCGACGGATTTTGCGGAGCTTAAGCCGCGCGTGAACTTCGACCGGGTTACTGGTGTGCTGTCGGCACGGCCGGGTGCGCAGCGTGTGGCGGTCACTTCGGGTGGCACGATTCCGGACCGCGGCATGTTTGGGGTGTTCCTCGTCGGTTCAGAATCTGGGTCTGCACCGCGGCGTGTTGGTGAACTTGATGAGGAGATGGTCTACGAGTCGCGCGTCGGCGATGTGTTCACGCTGGGGGCGTCGTCGTGGCGCATCGAGGACATTACCCGCGACCAGGTGCTGGTCACGCCCGCGCCGGGGCACACGGGGCGCCTGCCGTTCTGGAATGGTGACCAGGCCGGTCGTCCCGCGGAGCTCGGCGCGGCGATTGGTGCTTTTCGACGTCACGTTTCCGCCGCCGAACCGGATGTCGTGGCCACACGCCTACGCGCTGCTGGCCTGGATCAGTGGGCGGCTGACAACGTCGTTGCGTTCTTGAACGAGCAGCGCGCAGCCACGGGCGTAGTCCCTGATGAGAAAACCCTGGTACTAGAGCGGTTCAAGGATGAGGTGGGGGACTGGCGCGTCGTTTTGCACAGCCCGTACGGCCGTGGCGTGAATGCGGCGTGGGCGCTCGCGGTGGGCGCGCGTGTGGCTGCGGAAACGGGCATGGACCCGCAAGCTGTGGCCGGCGATGACGGCATCGTGATACGCCTGCCCGAGGGTGAAGCCGAACCGGGTGCGCACCTGTTCACGTTCGAAGTAGATGAGATCGCGGACCTGGTGACTGAGCACGTCGGCGGTTCGGCGTTGTTCGCGTCGCGGTTTCGCGAATGCGCTGCACGTGCGCTGTTGTTGCCGCGCCGCAACCCAGGCAAGCGTGCGCCGTTGTGGCAGCAACGCCAACGTGCAGCGCAACTTTTAGACGTGGCCCGCAATTACCCCAGTTTCCCCATCATTCTGGAGACGGTGCGCGAATGTTTGCAGGACGTGTACGACGTTCCCGCGCTCACCGAGCTGATGGGAGCTTTGGGAAATCACTCCGTACGCGTGGCGGAAGTGACCACGGAGCAGCCGAGCCCGTTCGCTTCGACGCTCCTGTTCAACTACACGGGTGCGTTCATGTACGAAGGCGACACCCCGCTAGCGGAGAAGCGCGCGGCTGCGTTGGCGCTAGACCCGGCGTTGTTGGCGAAGCTGCTCGGCGAGGTGGAGCTACGCGAGCTGCTCGAGCCGGAAATCGTCCGCGAGACACACGAACAGTTGCAGCGCACGGCAGCAGGCCGCCAGGCCCGTACCGTTGAGGAGCTTATCGACGCCCTGCGCATCCTCGGCCCCATTCCGGTGGCAGAACTCACCGCGCACACCACGTGGCCAACCCCAGCTGCTGATGCGTTACGCGAGGCCAGCGACCGTGTCATGGAAGTGCGCATCGCAGGTGTGGAGCATCTTGCGGTGCAGCTCGACGCACCGCTGCTGCGCGACGGCCTCGGCGTGCCGGTACCGCCGGGAGTGCCGGCCCAGGTTGCGCCCGTTACGGATGCGGCTGACCAGCTGGTGAGCCGGTGGGCGCGTACGCGCGGGCCATTCGTGCTAGCTGACCTTGTGGAGGCCTTCGGTTTGGCGCCGTCGGTGGCAGCACGTCTACTCGACCGCGATGACATTATCGAAGGCCACTACCGCCAAGGCATCGATGAGCAGGAATACTGCAACAAGGACGTGCTCAGCGTTATCCGGCGGCGCAGTCTGGCGCGGGCGCGCAGCCAGATGCAGCCGGTCAGCCACAGTGCCTTGGCGCGGTTCCAAGCGCAGTGGAACAACGTGGCACCTGTTGGAACCGACCCGGAACTTGCCGGCGTGGACGGAACGTTCATGGCGATTGAACAGCTCGCGGGCGTGCGTCTGCCGGCTTCGGCGTGGGAGTCAGTGGTGTTGCCGCAGCGTGTGGTTGGGTATCAACCGGCGTATTTGGACGAGCTCACCAGTTCTGGCGAAGTGCTCATCGTGGGTGCTGGGTCAGCGGGGGCGGGGGACCCGTGGCTGATGTTGTTGCCGGCTGATTATGCGCCGCAGCTTATGCGGCAGGTGGAGACGTCGTTAAGCGTCCTGGAGGAGCGCGTCATGGAGCTGCTTGCCGGCGGCGGAGGCTTCCTGTTCAGTGACCTGAAGGCTGCTCTCACTGTGGAGACTGACGACGACCTGCGCGCAGCACTGTGGGCGCTGTGTGAAAAAGGGCTCGTGGCACCTGATAGTTTCGCCCGGGTGCGTGACCACCTGGTGAGCGGTCACGGAACGCGTGCTCATCGAGCGCGGCGCACGCCGGCTCGCGGTCGGCTGCGTATGGGGCGCACCAGCTTTGCACAATCGCAACGCGCCGGAGCGCACACGCCCAGCGACGTACTCGGCCGCTGGTCCGCGCTGCCGGCAGCCGCGACCGACGCAACGCAACGCGGCATCGCGCACGGGGAAGCGTGGCTTGACAGGTACGGCGTGGTCACGCGCGGTTCCGTGGTCAGCGAGGACGTAGTCGGCGGCTTCGCGCTGGCGTATAAAGTGCTGAGCTCATTCGAAGACAACGGGCAAGCGATGCGCGGCTATTTTGTGGAGGGCCTCGGCGCGGCCCAGTTTTCTACCCGCGCGGTGGTCGACCGGTTGCGTGGCCTCGACGACAGTCCGGACGTCGGCGGGTGGCCGTCGGGCACAGACACCCCGGCTGTTTACGTGCTCGCCGCCGCAGACCCAGCGAACCCCTATGGTGCGGCCTTGCCGTGGCCGGAGACCGGACCGACCCGGGGTGCCGGCGCCCTGGTCGTGCTTATCGACGGCCTCCTGCTCGCCCACCTGACCCGTGGCGGGAAGACGCTGCGCATCTTTGACCACACGTTGCCACGGTCGGATGTGGATGCGCCACACATCATTGTGGAAGCGCTGAAGAATGTTATTTCTAAGAATTGGCTTAAACCTGTGAATATCGAAAAGATTAACGGTGAGCCGGCGCTCTCCTCTCCTTACCTCGAATCTTTCCGTGAAGCAGGCGCTAAAATGACGCCGCGCGGCATTAAGGTGTTAACTTCGTCACAAAGTGCGCCGACACGGAACGGGCGCTCCCTGAGCGAGGCCTTAGCGGAATCTGAATTTACACAGGTAGATGGGGGTAAAAGTGCTACTCCATTTAAGGCCCGCACCCGCGGCCGAAGAGGCCGCAGGTAA
- a CDS encoding 3'(2'),5'-bisphosphate nucleotidase CysQ produces the protein MTAELSDARLTYLLALGTGEILKGVRNVGLLRGRTLGDAGDELAQSWIARVLEQHRPDDGFLSEEAADNPSRLKRDRVWIIDPLDGTKEFATGRQDWAVHIALVENGAPVNAAVGLPDLGVVFRSDDVRAVTGPYAKKIAISHNRPPAVTQWVAQQLGSETVPLGSAGAKAMHVLLGDSDAYIHAGGQYEWDSAAPVGVCKAAGLHCSRLDGSELVYNQDDTYLPDLLICRPELADQIMELAAAYKEEHGSYI, from the coding sequence ATGACTGCAGAGCTTTCCGACGCCCGCCTGACGTACCTACTTGCCCTCGGCACGGGAGAAATCCTGAAAGGTGTCCGCAACGTAGGACTCCTGCGTGGCCGCACCCTCGGTGATGCTGGCGACGAGCTTGCCCAATCCTGGATTGCCCGCGTCCTGGAACAGCACCGCCCCGACGACGGCTTCCTCTCCGAAGAAGCCGCCGACAACCCCAGCCGTCTCAAGCGCGACCGCGTGTGGATCATCGACCCCCTCGACGGCACCAAAGAATTTGCCACCGGCCGCCAGGACTGGGCTGTGCACATCGCGCTCGTGGAAAACGGCGCACCCGTCAACGCGGCAGTGGGTCTTCCTGACCTGGGCGTGGTCTTCCGCTCCGATGATGTGCGCGCCGTCACCGGGCCATACGCGAAGAAGATTGCGATCTCGCACAACCGGCCACCTGCGGTAACCCAGTGGGTGGCGCAACAGCTCGGCTCCGAAACCGTGCCGCTTGGTTCCGCCGGAGCGAAGGCCATGCACGTGCTGCTTGGCGATTCCGACGCCTACATCCACGCTGGTGGTCAGTACGAATGGGATTCCGCCGCACCGGTTGGAGTGTGCAAGGCTGCCGGCCTACATTGCTCGCGCCTCGATGGTTCCGAGCTGGTCTACAACCAGGACGATACGTACTTGCCGGACCTGCTCATCTGCCGCCCAGAGTTAGCTGACCAGATCATGGAACTGGCCGCCGCGTACAAGGAAGAGCACGGCTCCTACATCTAG
- a CDS encoding thymidylate synthase, with the protein MTAINTPYEDLLRRILEEGSHKDDRTGTGTTSLFGAQLRYNLADSFPLLTTKKVYTHAVVGELLWFLSGDSNVKWLQDNKIRIWNEWADENGELGPVYGVQWRSWPTPDGRHIDQIQGALDMLRENPNSRRNIVSAWNVSELENMALPPCHLLFQLYVADGKLSCQLYQRSADMFLGVPFNIASYSLLTHMFAQQAGLEVGEFIWTGGDVHIYDNHLEQVREQLSREPRPYPQLELRKAESMFDYTFDDVQFIGYNPHPTIKAQVSV; encoded by the coding sequence ATGACTGCCATCAACACTCCGTACGAAGACCTACTGCGTCGAATTCTTGAAGAGGGATCACACAAGGACGACCGCACCGGCACTGGAACGACCAGCCTTTTCGGCGCGCAACTGCGCTACAACCTGGCTGATTCTTTCCCGCTGCTGACCACCAAGAAGGTGTACACGCATGCCGTCGTCGGTGAGCTGTTGTGGTTCCTCAGCGGTGATTCCAACGTGAAGTGGCTGCAGGACAACAAGATTCGTATCTGGAACGAGTGGGCAGACGAAAATGGCGAGCTCGGGCCGGTCTATGGGGTGCAGTGGCGCAGCTGGCCTACCCCGGATGGTCGCCACATCGACCAAATCCAGGGGGCGCTGGACATGCTGCGCGAGAACCCGAATTCGCGGCGCAATATCGTTTCGGCCTGGAACGTCTCCGAGTTGGAGAACATGGCCCTTCCGCCGTGCCACTTGCTCTTTCAGCTCTACGTTGCCGATGGAAAACTGTCCTGCCAGCTATACCAGCGCAGCGCTGACATGTTCTTGGGCGTGCCGTTTAACATCGCTTCCTATTCACTGTTGACGCACATGTTTGCCCAGCAAGCCGGCTTAGAGGTCGGCGAGTTCATTTGGACCGGCGGCGATGTGCACATCTACGACAATCACCTCGAGCAGGTGCGTGAACAACTTTCCCGCGAGCCTCGCCCGTACCCACAGTTGGAGCTGCGTAAGGCGGAATCGATGTTTGATTACACCTTCGACGACGTCCAATTTATCGGCTACAACCCCCATCCCACTATCAAGGCGCAGGTGTCGGTCTAA
- a CDS encoding dihydrofolate reductase — translation MKGAIWAQSLDGVIGDGEDMPWYLPEDLAHFKETTLDSPVLMGRRTWESLPKRPLPRRENIVVSSREPGEWSAGATVVPAVPTTFAGWVMGGAQLYEAMVAQMDTLVVTLIDAHLEPALRERAVRAPDIPATFYETSDSGWLESERGRLKVGVSPVPLRYRFLTYSRRVIA, via the coding sequence ATGAAAGGCGCGATCTGGGCGCAATCCCTCGACGGCGTTATCGGCGACGGCGAGGACATGCCATGGTACCTTCCGGAGGACTTGGCGCATTTCAAGGAGACGACACTCGATTCGCCGGTGCTCATGGGGCGCCGCACGTGGGAATCGTTGCCTAAGCGTCCGTTGCCGCGACGTGAGAACATCGTGGTCTCGTCCCGCGAACCAGGCGAATGGTCTGCAGGCGCAACCGTCGTTCCTGCCGTGCCCACCACGTTTGCTGGCTGGGTCATGGGTGGCGCGCAGCTCTACGAAGCGATGGTCGCCCAGATGGATACGCTCGTCGTGACGCTTATCGACGCCCACCTCGAGCCCGCTTTACGCGAACGTGCAGTCCGCGCCCCCGACATCCCCGCAACATTCTACGAGACCAGCGACTCCGGATGGCTCGAATCCGAGCGCGGACGCCTCAAAGTCGGTGTTTCGCCGGTGCCGTTACGCTACCGTTTTCTCACGTATTCTCGCCGGGTCATAGCCTGA
- a CDS encoding HNH endonuclease signature motif containing protein, translating to MTTLNTIFQPFTSPFMLLEHVRSKEQLAAFGLPTAWVNTLTTTAELFFGRTSHTRYQQRCREHAAKSGHTLKTLHVIASATAAFKDKTEAWKVREDLCRMEPDDRELRRYARQRLEQVQPPEPRESRVTTRTYKDGKASMTITGDGATIADLKANIKDYADVEKLFDGNLSRQPAVTNVIVTLDELDEILDGDGEEVLVRQTNGTTITGAEMLTRVFASRGYALMAHPVKGPINLYNLSRFANEKQRHMAKLRNHKCAWPGCNKGADFVQVHHVQGWRFGGLTNMDNLVCLCKYHNRINDDARNGNGRGYIELVNGKAVWVPPSAYAPESGYDPARIREKTVA from the coding sequence ATGACGACTCTCAACACAATATTCCAACCGTTCACCAGCCCATTTATGCTCCTCGAACACGTGCGTTCCAAAGAGCAACTCGCGGCGTTTGGCCTGCCGACCGCCTGGGTCAACACGCTCACAACAACCGCCGAGCTGTTTTTCGGCAGGACGTCACACACCCGTTACCAGCAGCGTTGCCGTGAACACGCCGCGAAATCAGGGCACACGCTCAAAACTCTGCACGTCATTGCCAGCGCCACGGCAGCATTCAAAGACAAAACAGAAGCGTGGAAAGTGCGCGAAGACCTGTGCCGCATGGAACCCGACGACCGCGAACTCAGGCGCTATGCACGTCAGCGATTAGAGCAAGTTCAGCCGCCAGAGCCGCGCGAATCCAGAGTGACAACGCGCACGTATAAAGACGGCAAGGCCTCCATGACTATCACAGGCGACGGCGCCACAATCGCTGACTTGAAGGCGAATATCAAGGATTACGCGGACGTCGAGAAGCTTTTCGACGGCAACCTCTCCCGCCAGCCCGCCGTGACCAATGTGATCGTGACGTTGGACGAGCTGGACGAAATCCTCGACGGGGACGGCGAAGAAGTCCTGGTCCGGCAGACTAACGGCACCACAATCACCGGCGCTGAAATGCTCACGCGCGTGTTCGCCTCCCGCGGATACGCACTTATGGCGCACCCCGTGAAAGGGCCGATAAACCTGTACAACTTGTCGCGCTTTGCCAACGAAAAACAGCGACACATGGCCAAACTGCGCAATCACAAGTGTGCCTGGCCCGGCTGCAACAAGGGCGCGGACTTTGTTCAAGTCCATCACGTGCAAGGGTGGCGCTTTGGTGGCCTAACCAACATGGATAACCTGGTCTGCCTGTGCAAATACCACAATCGTATCAACGACGACGCCCGCAACGGCAACGGCCGCGGCTACATAGAACTGGTGAACGGGAAGGCGGTGTGGGTGCCGCCGAGCGCATACGCGCCGGAATCAGGCTATGACCCGGCGAGAATACGTGAGAAAACGGTAGCGTAA
- a CDS encoding DUF1906 domain-containing protein — protein MTSFFDRPLSRRSALLAAGIGGAALAAAPRAQAQNRVLGTVIDYAAGVPSAQSIKNAGHLGAVRYVSQRRPGTESWMLGKPVTLQETRALETLGLKTASVYQFGKGSTADWRRGAAGAATHAPQAIALHAAAGGPRNRPIYMAIDDNPTRDEYDRLIRPYLQACKLALEAAGYQLGIYGNYFTIDWAIADGLGEFFWQHNWGSQGRIHPRAQLHQIRIDKDRVGGVGVDINNVYAHDWGQWTPSNIVDQVVPAPAPGAAPSLPDVQLPGGSSLSQVADLVNSVAKLSS, from the coding sequence ATGACCAGCTTTTTCGACCGCCCCCTAAGCCGCCGCAGCGCCCTCCTCGCCGCCGGCATTGGTGGCGCTGCCCTGGCCGCTGCCCCACGTGCACAAGCACAAAACCGTGTCCTAGGCACCGTTATCGACTACGCCGCCGGCGTACCATCCGCCCAGTCGATTAAAAACGCCGGCCACCTGGGCGCTGTGCGCTACGTTTCGCAGCGTCGCCCGGGAACCGAATCATGGATGCTAGGCAAGCCGGTCACGTTGCAAGAAACCCGTGCTCTGGAAACCTTGGGCCTCAAGACCGCCAGTGTTTACCAGTTCGGAAAAGGCAGTACCGCGGACTGGAGGCGCGGAGCCGCCGGTGCTGCTACGCATGCTCCACAGGCCATCGCCCTGCACGCCGCCGCCGGTGGCCCGCGCAACCGCCCGATTTACATGGCCATCGACGACAACCCCACCCGCGACGAATACGACCGCCTCATCCGCCCCTACCTGCAGGCCTGCAAGCTCGCCCTTGAGGCAGCCGGATACCAGTTAGGTATCTACGGCAATTACTTCACCATCGACTGGGCAATCGCCGACGGCCTCGGCGAATTCTTCTGGCAGCACAATTGGGGTTCACAGGGTCGTATTCACCCACGTGCACAGCTGCACCAGATTCGTATCGATAAGGATCGCGTGGGTGGTGTCGGCGTAGACATTAATAATGTGTACGCCCACGATTGGGGGCAATGGACTCCGTCGAACATTGTGGATCAGGTTGTTCCAGCGCCAGCACCCGGTGCTGCTCCTTCGCTGCCGGATGTGCAGCTGCCGGGAGGGTCGTCGTTAAGTCAGGTCGCAGACCTGGTGAACTCTGTAGCGAAGCTGTCTAGCTAG
- a CDS encoding solute symporter family protein, whose product MDNASVGNPIWNITIFLAFIAVTLVVVMRAGKTTKAASDFYTGGAQFSGRQNGLAIAGDYLSAASFLGIVGAIALNGYDGFLYSVGFFVAWLVALLLVAEPLRNVGRFTMADVLSFRLKQKPVRVAAAFGTLFVSLFYLIAQMAGAGSLVSVLLNIHDINVQRLVVAVVGVVMTVYVLLGGMKGTTYVQMIKAVLLVGAVIVMTGLVFWHVRGGMSSLFDAAVATHADSEARAARGYDAEAILQPGLQYGVSSIKQLDFISLGLSLCLGVAGLPHVLMRFYTVPTAREARRSVTWAIALIGGFYLMTLILGYGAAALVGPDRILASPGGANSAAPLLALEIGGSIFMAFIAAVAFATVLAVVAGLAITASASVAHDVYNSVLRGGKATEEEQVRVSRITVIVLGVASTALGILAMEQNVAFLVSLAFALAASANVPTILFSLFWKRFNTTGAVASMVTGLVSGLLLIFFSPAISGSPTSMFPDADWAWFPLASPGLISIPLGFLAGVIGTFVGKRDNLDDLAAEMEVRSLTGVGVEKPVDH is encoded by the coding sequence ATGGATAACGCATCTGTGGGCAACCCAATTTGGAACATCACAATATTCCTGGCGTTTATCGCGGTGACGTTGGTCGTCGTGATGCGCGCCGGAAAGACCACGAAGGCGGCGTCTGATTTTTACACCGGTGGCGCCCAATTCTCGGGCCGGCAAAATGGCTTAGCTATCGCTGGCGATTATCTTTCGGCAGCATCGTTCCTGGGAATCGTGGGCGCGATCGCGCTCAACGGCTACGACGGCTTCCTGTATTCCGTCGGATTCTTCGTGGCCTGGCTGGTTGCCCTGCTGCTCGTTGCGGAGCCACTGCGCAACGTCGGTCGCTTCACGATGGCAGACGTCCTATCCTTCCGCTTGAAGCAGAAACCCGTGCGCGTGGCTGCAGCGTTCGGCACGCTGTTCGTCTCCTTGTTCTACCTCATCGCGCAGATGGCCGGCGCCGGTTCTTTAGTTTCTGTGCTGCTTAACATTCACGACATCAACGTGCAGCGCCTAGTCGTTGCGGTTGTTGGCGTGGTCATGACGGTCTACGTTCTGCTCGGAGGGATGAAAGGCACCACCTACGTGCAGATGATTAAAGCGGTCCTGCTGGTGGGCGCCGTCATAGTCATGACCGGTCTGGTGTTCTGGCACGTTCGTGGCGGCATGTCTTCGCTTTTCGACGCCGCCGTGGCCACCCACGCCGACTCCGAAGCGAGAGCCGCGCGCGGCTACGACGCCGAAGCCATCCTCCAGCCAGGCCTCCAATACGGAGTGAGCAGCATTAAGCAGCTTGACTTCATCTCTCTCGGCTTGTCCCTCTGCCTGGGCGTTGCAGGACTCCCGCACGTGCTCATGCGTTTCTACACCGTCCCTACGGCCCGAGAAGCGCGCCGTTCAGTGACGTGGGCGATTGCGCTCATTGGCGGTTTCTACCTGATGACCCTGATCCTCGGTTACGGTGCGGCGGCGTTGGTTGGACCTGATCGCATCCTAGCTTCGCCGGGTGGTGCAAACTCTGCGGCGCCACTGCTGGCGCTGGAAATTGGTGGGAGCATCTTCATGGCTTTCATCGCGGCAGTCGCTTTCGCGACGGTACTCGCCGTGGTGGCCGGCCTGGCGATTACAGCTTCGGCCTCCGTTGCTCACGACGTGTACAACTCCGTTCTGCGCGGCGGGAAAGCCACGGAAGAAGAACAGGTCCGCGTTTCCCGCATCACGGTGATTGTGCTTGGTGTTGCTTCCACTGCGTTGGGAATCTTGGCGATGGAACAAAACGTCGCTTTCCTGGTATCGCTAGCATTCGCGCTGGCGGCTTCAGCTAACGTGCCGACGATTCTGTTCTCCCTGTTTTGGAAGCGCTTCAACACCACCGGGGCAGTGGCCTCGATGGTTACCGGCTTGGTGTCCGGCCTGCTGCTGATTTTCTTCTCGCCGGCGATTTCTGGGTCCCCGACCTCAATGTTCCCGGACGCTGATTGGGCGTGGTTCCCATTGGCGAGCCCTGGTTTGATTTCTATTCCGCTTGGTTTCTTGGCTGGCGTGATCGGTACGTTCGTCGGAAAGCGTGATAATTTGGACGATCTAGCTGCAGAAATGGAGGTTCGTTCCTTGACCGGTGTGGGCGTGGAAAAGCCAGTCGACCACTAG
- a CDS encoding DUF485 domain-containing protein codes for MQKSPQFQELRSVYRRFTFPAAIGFFLWFVFYVVAATYFPNAMGITIYGSVNVGVALGLAQFLTTFIITWAYVKYANKNIEPRAAAIRAEMEGV; via the coding sequence ATGCAAAAATCGCCACAGTTCCAGGAATTGCGCAGCGTGTACCGACGCTTCACATTCCCCGCAGCCATCGGGTTCTTCCTGTGGTTTGTGTTCTACGTCGTAGCCGCGACCTATTTCCCGAACGCCATGGGCATCACCATTTACGGGAGCGTGAACGTAGGAGTGGCCTTAGGGCTTGCTCAATTCCTGACCACGTTCATCATCACGTGGGCATACGTGAAGTACGCGAACAAAAACATTGAGCCGCGGGCTGCGGCCATTCGAGCAGAAATGGAAGGGGTGTAA